From the Acidobacteriota bacterium genome, one window contains:
- a CDS encoding (2Fe-2S)-binding protein, translating into MPRAVTPKAAKPKKNTKRSPKRPNEKVHLQFNVNGEPVEVAFLPHHTLLEVLREDMGLTGTKHGCELGECGACTVIVDGKPVLSCLMLALHAEGRQIETIEGMADENGVLHPLQEAFAELGAAQCGYCTPGVLLSAKKLLDRTPRPSLDQIKEALSGNICRCTGYIKIYEAVELAAARAAGEKAEPRKESVYGY; encoded by the coding sequence ATGCCCCGCGCAGTTACGCCGAAGGCTGCCAAGCCGAAGAAGAATACCAAGCGGTCGCCCAAGCGACCGAATGAGAAGGTCCACCTCCAGTTCAACGTGAACGGCGAGCCGGTGGAGGTCGCTTTTCTCCCGCACCATACTTTGCTCGAAGTGTTGCGCGAGGACATGGGCCTCACCGGCACCAAGCATGGTTGCGAGCTGGGCGAGTGCGGCGCCTGCACCGTGATCGTGGACGGCAAGCCGGTGCTCTCCTGCCTGATGCTGGCCCTGCACGCCGAAGGCCGCCAGATCGAGACCATCGAGGGCATGGCCGACGAAAACGGCGTACTGCATCCTCTGCAGGAAGCCTTCGCCGAACTGGGCGCGGCGCAGTGCGGATACTGCACGCCGGGCGTGTTGCTCTCCGCCAAGAAATTGCTTGACCGCACGCCGCGGCCTTCGCTCGATCAAATCAAAGAGGCGCTCTCGGGCAACATCTGCCGCTGCACGGGCTACATCAAAATTTACGAAGCCGTCGAGCTGGCCGCCGCGCGCGCCGCCGGCGAAAAAGCCGAGCCACGCAAGGAGAGCGTTTATGGCTATTGA
- a CDS encoding type II toxin-antitoxin system PemK/MazF family toxin, which translates to MGVVNAKPTRGEVHLVRLDPTLGSEIRKTRPCLVVSPNELNAHLRTVIVAPMTSAGRAYPWRVSCRFQGKAGFVVLDQLRTVDSERLVKRMGRLSGQTMNVVLSTLEEMFAK; encoded by the coding sequence GTGGGAGTGGTAAACGCGAAGCCCACCCGAGGCGAAGTGCATCTGGTCCGTCTTGATCCGACCCTTGGCAGCGAAATTCGCAAGACGCGACCGTGCCTGGTGGTCTCGCCTAACGAACTGAATGCGCATTTAAGGACTGTAATCGTGGCCCCCATGACCAGCGCGGGGCGCGCGTATCCGTGGCGCGTATCCTGCCGCTTTCAAGGCAAGGCGGGGTTTGTCGTTTTGGACCAGCTTCGCACGGTAGATTCAGAACGCCTGGTAAAGAGGATGGGACGACTCTCCGGACAGACAATGAATGTCGTGCTTTCCACGCTCGAAGAAATGTTCGCCAAATAG